A part of Magnetospirillum sp. genomic DNA contains:
- a CDS encoding CoA-binding protein, which yields MEPLDYDNGFIRRILRETKTIAMVGASTNWTRPSYFAMKYLQLKGYRVIPVNPASAGQELLGETVRASLKDIDVPVDMVDVFRASEHVGPIADEAIAIGAKVLWLQLGVRNDAAAAKAEAAGLKVVMDRCPKIEFGRLSGELSWGGINSGLISSKRAKIVRRA from the coding sequence ATGGAACCCCTCGACTACGACAACGGCTTCATTCGCCGCATTCTGCGCGAGACCAAGACGATCGCGATGGTCGGGGCCAGCACCAATTGGACGCGGCCGAGCTATTTCGCGATGAAATATCTGCAGCTCAAAGGCTATCGCGTGATCCCGGTCAATCCGGCCTCGGCGGGCCAAGAGCTGCTCGGCGAGACTGTGCGCGCGTCGCTCAAAGACATCGACGTGCCGGTCGATATGGTGGACGTGTTCCGCGCCTCCGAACATGTCGGCCCCATCGCCGACGAGGCGATCGCGATCGGCGCCAAGGTGCTGTGGCTGCAATTGGGCGTGCGCAACGATGCGGCCGCCGCCAAAGCCGAGGCGGCCGGCCTCAAAGTCGTGATGGATCGTTGCCCCAAAATCGAGTTCGGCCGCTTGAGCGGCGAACTCTCGTGGGGCGGCATCAATTCGGGCCTGATCTCGTCCAAGCGCGCCAAGATCGTCCGGCGCGCCTGA
- the alaS gene encoding alanine--tRNA ligase: MTSASDVRKTFLDYFAKNGHQVVASSPLVPRNDPTLMFTNAGMVQFKNVFTGQEKRSYVRAATSQKCVRAGGKHNDLENVGYTARHHTFFEMLGNFSFGDYFKEQAIEHAWTLITKEYGLPKDRLSVTVYHDDDAAAGFWKKIAGLPEERIIRIATSDNFWAMGDTGPCGPCSEIFFDHGPKVAGGPPGSPDADGDRFIEIWNLVFMQFEQISANERVSLPKPSIDTGMGLERITAVLQGKHDNYDIDLMRRIILASADASGVAADGPHAVSHRVIADHLRSACFLIADGVLPSNEGRGYVLRRIMRRAMRHAHIIGCKEPLMHRLVATLVDAMGQAYPELVRASALASETLKLEETRFKQMLERGLRLLDESASSLGKGDRLAGEVAFKLYDTYGFPLDLTQDVLRGRGVGVDTDGFAASMEAAKAEARKSWAGSGEVAGERVWFELREKVGASEFLGYDTEAAEGKIVALVVDGKETDAAKQGDAVWLVANQTPFYGESGGQTGDAGAVFTAAGAEIAIEDVQKMAGDVFAHIGRVAKGSVKVGDFAELRVDGARRDRTRANHSATHLLHEALRRRLGDHVTQKGSLVSPDRLRFDISQPTPLTADDIAAVEDDVNRRILENQDVATRLMTPDAAVEAGALALFGEKYGEEVRVVSMGYARGNAEEKPFSTELCGGTHVRRTGDIGLFKIVSEGAVAAGVRRIEAVTGEGARAYLGEQTRLLADAASIAKTVPADVPARLAALLEERRKLERELADARRALAVGGGGASAGGGVEQVGSLKYAARKLDNTPARELKATADELKKQIGSGVVALVSIEDGKASLVVAVTEDAVAKVSAVDLVRIGVAELGGKGGGGRPDMAQGGGPDGAKADAALAAIKAAVAAKA; encoded by the coding sequence ATGACGAGTGCAAGCGACGTCCGCAAGACCTTCCTCGACTATTTCGCCAAGAACGGCCACCAGGTAGTGGCGTCGTCGCCGCTGGTGCCGCGCAACGACCCGACCTTGATGTTCACCAATGCCGGGATGGTGCAGTTCAAGAATGTCTTCACCGGCCAGGAGAAGCGCAGCTATGTGCGCGCGGCCACGTCGCAAAAATGCGTGCGCGCGGGCGGCAAGCACAACGATCTCGAGAATGTCGGCTATACGGCCCGGCATCACACCTTTTTCGAGATGCTCGGCAATTTTTCGTTCGGCGACTATTTCAAGGAACAGGCGATCGAACATGCCTGGACGCTGATCACCAAGGAATACGGCCTGCCCAAGGATCGGCTCAGCGTCACCGTCTACCACGACGACGACGCGGCGGCCGGATTCTGGAAGAAGATCGCAGGCCTGCCCGAAGAGCGCATCATCCGCATTGCGACGTCGGACAATTTCTGGGCCATGGGCGATACGGGGCCCTGCGGCCCGTGCTCGGAAATCTTCTTCGACCACGGTCCCAAGGTCGCGGGCGGCCCGCCGGGCTCGCCCGACGCCGACGGCGACCGCTTCATCGAGATATGGAATCTCGTCTTCATGCAGTTCGAGCAGATTTCGGCGAACGAGCGCGTCTCCTTGCCGAAGCCGTCGATCGACACCGGCATGGGCCTCGAGCGCATCACGGCCGTGCTGCAGGGCAAGCACGACAACTACGACATCGACCTCATGCGCCGCATCATCCTCGCCTCGGCCGACGCTTCGGGCGTTGCCGCCGACGGGCCGCACGCGGTCTCGCATCGCGTGATCGCGGACCATCTACGCTCGGCCTGCTTCCTGATTGCGGACGGCGTGCTGCCGTCCAACGAAGGTCGCGGCTACGTACTGCGCCGGATCATGCGCCGCGCCATGCGCCATGCGCACATCATCGGCTGCAAGGAGCCGTTGATGCACCGGCTTGTGGCGACCCTCGTCGATGCGATGGGCCAGGCCTACCCCGAGCTCGTGCGCGCAAGTGCCCTTGCAAGCGAAACGCTGAAGCTCGAGGAAACGCGCTTCAAGCAGATGCTCGAACGCGGCCTGCGCCTGCTCGATGAGTCCGCCTCGTCGCTCGGCAAGGGCGACCGCCTGGCGGGCGAAGTCGCCTTCAAGCTCTACGACACCTACGGCTTCCCGCTCGACCTCACGCAGGACGTGCTGCGCGGTCGCGGCGTGGGCGTGGATACCGACGGCTTTGCCGCCTCCATGGAAGCGGCAAAGGCCGAGGCGCGCAAAAGCTGGGCGGGGTCGGGCGAAGTCGCGGGCGAGCGCGTCTGGTTCGAGCTGCGCGAAAAGGTCGGTGCGAGCGAGTTCCTCGGCTACGACACCGAAGCCGCCGAAGGCAAGATCGTGGCCCTCGTTGTGGACGGCAAGGAAACGGACGCCGCCAAGCAGGGCGACGCCGTGTGGCTGGTCGCCAACCAGACGCCGTTCTACGGCGAATCCGGCGGCCAGACGGGCGATGCCGGTGCCGTCTTCACGGCCGCCGGGGCCGAGATCGCGATCGAAGATGTGCAAAAAATGGCGGGCGACGTGTTCGCGCATATCGGTCGCGTCGCCAAAGGCAGCGTCAAGGTCGGCGACTTCGCCGAACTGCGCGTCGACGGCGCGCGCCGCGACCGCACGCGCGCCAACCATTCCGCGACGCACCTGTTGCACGAAGCCTTGCGTCGTCGCTTGGGCGACCATGTGACGCAGAAGGGCTCGCTCGTTTCGCCCGACCGCCTGCGCTTCGATATCTCGCAGCCCACGCCGCTGACAGCCGACGACATTGCGGCGGTCGAAGACGACGTCAATCGTCGTATTCTCGAAAACCAGGATGTCGCCACGCGTCTGATGACTCCGGATGCTGCGGTCGAAGCGGGTGCACTTGCTTTGTTCGGCGAGAAATACGGCGAGGAAGTGCGCGTCGTCTCGATGGGCTATGCGCGCGGCAATGCCGAGGAAAAGCCTTTCTCGACCGAATTGTGCGGCGGCACGCATGTGCGGCGGACGGGCGATATCGGCTTGTTCAAGATCGTGTCGGAAGGTGCGGTCGCCGCCGGCGTGCGGCGCATCGAGGCGGTCACAGGCGAGGGTGCGCGTGCATATCTCGGCGAGCAGACGCGCCTGTTGGCCGATGCCGCGAGCATTGCCAAGACCGTGCCAGCCGATGTGCCGGCACGTCTGGCGGCCTTGCTCGAGGAACGTCGGAAACTCGAGCGCGAATTGGCCGATGCGCGCCGCGCATTGGCCGTGGGCGGTGGCGGCGCTTCGGCGGGCGGCGGGGTCGAGCAGGTCGGCAGCCTCAAATACGCGGCACGCAAACTCGACAACACGCCCGCGCGCGAACTCAAAGCCACGGCCGACGAGCTCAAAAAGCAGATCGGCTCGGGCGTCGTCGCTCTCGTGTCGATCGAAGACGGCAAAGCCTCGCTCGTCGTCGCCGTCACGGAAGATGCGGTCGCCAAGGTGAGTGCGGTCGATCTCGTGCGCATCGGCGTTGCCGAGCTCGGCGGCAAAGGCGGGGGCGGGCGCCCGGACATGGCGCAAGGCGGCGGGCCCGACGGTGCCAAGGCCGATGCGGCCCTGGCCGCCATCAAGGCAGCGGTCGCGGCGAAAGCCTAA
- the recA gene encoding recombinase RecA, which translates to MDKNKALEAALSQIERSFGKGSIMKLGARDQTVAAEVISTGSLSLDIALGIGGLPKGRIVEIYGPESSGKTTLALHAIAEAQKAGGTCAFVDAEHALDPGYARKLGCDVDNLLISQPDAGEQALEIADTLVRSGAVDVLVVDSVAALVPRAELEGEMGDSHMGLHARLMSQALRKLTGSISRSNTLVIFINQIRMKIGVMFGNPETTTGGNALKFYASVRLDIRRIGAIKDRETIVGNQTRVKVVKNKMAPPFKVVEFDIMYGEGVSKTGELIDLGVKAGVVEKSGAWFSYDGTRIGQGRENARTYLKEHPEAAAAIEAAIRGNAGNVASAMIAEPGGGES; encoded by the coding sequence ATGGACAAGAACAAGGCACTTGAAGCGGCCCTGAGCCAGATCGAACGTTCGTTCGGCAAGGGCTCGATCATGAAGCTCGGCGCGCGCGACCAGACGGTCGCGGCCGAAGTCATTTCGACGGGTTCGCTGTCGCTCGATATTGCACTCGGCATCGGCGGCCTGCCCAAGGGCCGCATCGTCGAGATCTACGGGCCGGAAAGCTCGGGTAAGACGACGCTCGCCCTGCACGCGATCGCCGAAGCGCAGAAGGCCGGCGGTACCTGCGCGTTCGTCGATGCCGAACATGCGCTCGATCCGGGCTATGCGCGCAAGCTCGGCTGCGACGTCGACAATCTGCTGATCTCGCAGCCGGACGCGGGCGAACAAGCGCTCGAAATCGCCGATACGCTGGTACGTTCGGGTGCGGTCGACGTTCTCGTCGTCGACTCGGTTGCGGCCCTGGTACCTCGCGCCGAACTCGAAGGCGAAATGGGCGACAGCCACATGGGCTTGCATGCGCGCCTGATGAGCCAGGCGCTGCGCAAGCTCACGGGCTCGATTTCGCGCTCGAACACGCTCGTGATCTTCATCAACCAGATCCGCATGAAGATCGGCGTGATGTTCGGCAACCCTGAAACGACGACGGGCGGCAACGCGCTCAAATTCTACGCGTCCGTGCGTCTCGACATCCGCCGTATCGGTGCCATCAAGGACCGCGAAACGATCGTCGGCAACCAGACGCGCGTCAAAGTGGTCAAGAACAAGATGGCCCCGCCTTTCAAGGTCGTCGAGTTCGACATTATGTATGGCGAGGGCGTGTCCAAGACGGGCGAGCTCATCGATCTCGGCGTCAAGGCGGGCGTGGTCGAAAAGTCGGGCGCTTGGTTCTCCTACGACGGTACACGCATCGGCCAGGGCCGCGAAAACGCGCGCACCTATCTCAAGGAACATCCCGAGGCGGCCGCCGCCATCGAGGCTGCGATCCGCGGCAATGCCGGCAACGTCGCCAGTGCCATGATCGCTGAACCCGGCGGCGGGGAAAGCTGA
- a CDS encoding protein phosphatase CheZ, translated as MQRAKKAAKAPARKLAPSKMPARKKPLSKKSAAKKPAAKKPKAAAGSAVNSGIARLGLIIAHAKRDLAALQAQEIGRTHLPTAGDELSAIVGATESATNAILDAVERIEKTARAMPGDATAAITQDVTAIYEACNFQDITGQRISKVVSVLKEVDTTVAELLATLNLPKVDLSQVSAAASKPKRTGDEALLNGPQAPGGAPNQADIDALFDKA; from the coding sequence ATGCAGCGCGCAAAAAAGGCTGCAAAAGCACCGGCGCGCAAGCTGGCACCTTCCAAAATGCCTGCCCGCAAAAAGCCGCTCTCGAAGAAGTCCGCGGCGAAGAAGCCCGCGGCAAAGAAGCCGAAGGCCGCCGCTGGCTCGGCAGTCAATAGTGGCATTGCGCGCCTCGGCCTCATTATCGCGCACGCCAAACGTGATTTGGCAGCCCTGCAAGCCCAAGAGATCGGGCGCACGCATCTGCCGACGGCCGGCGACGAACTCAGCGCCATCGTCGGGGCCACCGAGTCTGCGACCAACGCCATCCTGGACGCGGTCGAGCGCATCGAGAAGACGGCGCGCGCCATGCCGGGCGATGCGACGGCTGCCATCACGCAGGACGTGACGGCGATCTACGAAGCCTGCAATTTCCAGGACATTACCGGCCAGCGCATTTCCAAGGTCGTCTCGGTTCTCAAGGAAGTCGATACGACCGTGGCGGAATTGTTGGCCACGCTCAACCTGCCCAAAGTGGATCTGTCGCAAGTATCGGCGGCCGCGTCGAAGCCAAAGCGAACCGGCGACGAAGCGTTGCTGAATGGCCCGCAAGCGCCCGGCGGGGCGCCAAATCAAGCGGATATCGACGCGCTGTTCGACAAGGCCTGA
- a CDS encoding response regulator: MAVDLRMNVLIVDDYKTMLRIVKNLLNQIGFTSVDEAEDGSSALAKIRQKEYGLIISDWNMQPMTGLQLLQEVRADPKLKHIPFIMVTAESKTENVVAAKQAGVNNYIVKPFNAGTLKGKIATVLGDF, from the coding sequence ATGGCCGTCGATCTTCGTATGAACGTTCTCATCGTCGACGATTACAAGACGATGCTGCGTATCGTGAAAAACCTTCTCAACCAGATCGGTTTCACGAGCGTGGACGAAGCGGAAGATGGTTCGTCTGCGCTCGCGAAGATCCGCCAGAAAGAATACGGCCTGATCATATCGGACTGGAACATGCAGCCGATGACCGGGCTGCAGCTGCTGCAGGAAGTGCGCGCAGACCCCAAGCTCAAGCACATCCCGTTCATCATGGTCACGGCCGAAAGCAAGACCGAGAACGTGGTCGCGGCCAAGCAGGCGGGCGTCAACAACTACATCGTCAAGCCCTTCAATGCCGGAACGCTGAAAGGCAAGATCGCGACCGTGTTGGGCGACTTCTAA
- a CDS encoding DUF6468 domain-containing protein has translation MSLELALNLVLAVLLVAVIVYAMRLHKRLGAWRDGKAELDRAATQFAKAAERAEAAVAELKMASEASGRLLEDQTRTALALKDDLEMLVARAAPAADELLDRLQARPATAPVAVAMPEPRAQMAPQPTSLGAAAARVPLRAAATSVAPAAIERAQERSPVRSMAEQELLRAIADRRKGATPAAQAGARGA, from the coding sequence ATGAGCTTGGAACTGGCGCTCAATCTGGTCCTGGCGGTTTTGTTGGTCGCCGTCATCGTCTATGCGATGCGCCTGCACAAGCGCTTGGGCGCTTGGCGCGACGGCAAGGCCGAACTCGATCGTGCCGCAACCCAATTCGCCAAGGCCGCCGAGCGCGCGGAAGCGGCGGTGGCCGAACTCAAAATGGCGAGCGAAGCCTCCGGGCGGCTGCTCGAAGACCAGACGCGCACGGCGCTCGCACTCAAAGACGATCTTGAAATGCTCGTCGCCCGCGCAGCCCCCGCCGCCGACGAATTGCTCGACCGCCTGCAGGCCCGGCCCGCGACCGCACCGGTCGCGGTTGCCATGCCCGAGCCGCGCGCGCAAATGGCGCCCCAACCGACGTCGCTTGGGGCGGCTGCCGCACGCGTGCCGCTGCGCGCGGCTGCGACCTCCGTTGCGCCCGCGGCGATCGAGCGCGCGCAAGAACGTTCGCCGGTGCGCTCGATGGCCGAGCAGGAATTGCTGCGCGCGATTGCCGACCGTCGCAAGGGCGCGACCCCGGCGGCACAAGCTGGAGCGCGCGGCGCATGA
- the fliM gene encoding flagellar motor switch protein FliM, which translates to MADPKNMSDEEKMAAEWASMESGGDAGGAGAGDATARVLNQDEIDSLLGFDGASGGGDGTSGMQAIINSALVSYERLPMLEIVFDRLVRMLTTSLRNFTSDNVEVSLDVITSTRFGDYVNSIPLPAMLAVFKAEQWDNFGLLTVDSALIYSIVDVLLGGRRGTAAMRIEGRPYTTIERNLVERLVAVVLGDLSASFDPISKVNFRFERLETNPRFATIARPANAAIIAKLRIDMEDRGGRLELLLPYATLEPVREMLLQQFMGEKFGRDSIWEGHLATELWATDVDIHAVVDEQVMTLQDVLDFRVGTRFMLNATPESEIMVLCGPERLFRGRMGRRGQNVAVMIERKINKYEEG; encoded by the coding sequence ATGGCCGATCCGAAGAACATGTCCGACGAAGAGAAAATGGCCGCCGAATGGGCGTCCATGGAATCCGGCGGCGACGCAGGCGGGGCAGGTGCGGGCGACGCAACGGCGCGCGTGCTGAACCAGGACGAAATCGACTCGTTGCTCGGGTTCGACGGCGCTTCGGGCGGGGGCGACGGCACTTCGGGCATGCAGGCGATCATCAACAGCGCGCTCGTTTCCTACGAGCGCCTGCCGATGCTCGAAATCGTGTTCGACCGTCTGGTGCGAATGCTGACCACGAGCCTGCGCAATTTCACGTCCGACAACGTCGAAGTGTCGCTCGACGTTATCACCTCGACGCGTTTCGGCGACTATGTGAACTCCATTCCGCTGCCCGCCATGCTGGCCGTGTTCAAGGCCGAGCAATGGGACAATTTCGGCCTGCTGACGGTCGACTCCGCCCTCATCTATTCGATCGTCGACGTGCTGCTCGGCGGCCGGCGTGGTACGGCCGCAATGCGCATCGAAGGCCGCCCCTACACCACGATCGAGCGAAACCTCGTCGAACGCCTTGTTGCGGTCGTGCTCGGCGACCTTTCGGCCTCCTTCGATCCGATCAGCAAGGTCAATTTCCGCTTCGAACGTCTTGAAACCAACCCGCGATTTGCCACGATCGCGCGCCCGGCGAACGCCGCCATCATCGCCAAGCTGCGCATCGACATGGAAGACCGCGGCGGGCGCCTCGAGTTGCTGCTGCCCTACGCCACACTCGAGCCCGTGCGCGAAATGCTGCTGCAGCAGTTCATGGGCGAAAAATTCGGCCGCGACTCGATTTGGGAAGGCCACTTGGCCACCGAATTGTGGGCGACCGACGTCGATATCCATGCGGTCGTGGACGAGCAGGTGATGACGCTGCAGGACGTGCTCGATTTTCGCGTCGGTACGCGCTTCATGCTGAACGCGACACCTGAAAGCGAAATCATGGTGCTGTGCGGGCCCGAGCGGTTGTTCCGCGGCCGCATGGGCCGCCGAGGCCAGAACGTCGCCGTGATGATCGAGCGAAAAATCAACAAATACGAGGAAGGCTGA
- a CDS encoding flagellar basal body-associated FliL family protein has product MADDAKMAGEDGAAPEGEAPKKKFLSGKMLIIIGATVLLLLGGGAGAFFFLFSGPKPEEQHAEAGPDAAPAEPTGPQKIVYYNMPDLLVNLNAGAGRRTSFLKLTMAVELRSIDDAGVFEANLPRIVDNFQIYLRELRPEDLRGSSGFLRLREELLTRVQLAAAPARVNDLLFREMLVQ; this is encoded by the coding sequence ATGGCCGACGACGCAAAGATGGCTGGCGAGGACGGGGCAGCGCCGGAAGGCGAAGCGCCCAAGAAGAAGTTTCTGTCCGGCAAGATGCTGATCATTATCGGCGCCACCGTCTTGTTGCTGCTGGGCGGCGGTGCGGGTGCGTTCTTCTTCCTGTTCTCCGGCCCTAAGCCCGAGGAGCAGCATGCCGAAGCGGGCCCAGATGCGGCCCCGGCCGAACCCACCGGCCCGCAGAAAATCGTCTACTACAACATGCCCGATCTGCTCGTGAACTTGAATGCAGGCGCCGGTCGACGCACATCGTTCCTGAAACTTACGATGGCGGTCGAACTGCGCAGCATCGACGATGCGGGCGTGTTCGAAGCCAACCTGCCGCGCATCGTCGACAACTTCCAAATCTATCTGCGCGAATTGCGGCCGGAAGATCTGCGCGGCTCGTCAGGCTTCCTGCGGCTGCGCGAGGAACTGCTAACGCGCGTCCAGCTCGCCGCCGCACCTGCGCGCGTCAACGACCTGCTGTTTCGCGAAATGCTCGTCCAGTAA
- a CDS encoding flagellar basal body-associated FliL family protein, with translation MTEPAADGADAPKKKLSGKKLIIILIPVLLLFAGGGAAYFLGFIGGKEEVAEEAGEPPPPPPPPTMIYAMPDILVNLNTAPTARGAFVKLTSTVEIVEEDLTPFEEALPRVIDTLITYLRELRPEDLRGSAGLMRLREELLARIKISAAPARVNDVLFREILVQ, from the coding sequence ATGACCGAGCCAGCCGCCGACGGCGCCGACGCACCCAAGAAAAAGCTCTCGGGCAAAAAGCTGATCATAATTCTGATCCCGGTTTTGCTGCTGTTTGCCGGCGGCGGGGCGGCGTATTTCCTGGGCTTTATCGGCGGCAAAGAAGAGGTGGCGGAAGAAGCGGGTGAACCGCCGCCACCGCCACCGCCGCCGACCATGATCTATGCGATGCCCGACATATTGGTGAATCTGAATACCGCACCCACGGCGCGCGGCGCCTTCGTAAAGCTCACCTCGACCGTCGAGATCGTCGAAGAAGACCTGACGCCTTTCGAGGAGGCCTTGCCGCGCGTGATCGATACGCTGATCACATATCTGCGCGAGTTGCGGCCCGAGGATCTGCGCGGCTCGGCGGGCCTAATGCGCTTGCGCGAGGAGCTGCTCGCGCGTATCAAAATCAGCGCAGCACCTGCGCGCGTCAACGATGTACTGTTTCGCGAAATCTTGGTTCAATAG
- a CDS encoding MerR family transcriptional regulator, which yields MVARRSAKSADAFRTISEVAGDLEVPQHVLRFWETRFAQIKPLKRAGGRRYYRPEDIELLRRIRELLYKHGYTIKGVQRLLKDNGLIEVPTPAPVVAAPLAPAPAPVPVVAAPTPAPAALTRAAAPINDLPLFARMPDRPAILATIEELEALKRLLRARRK from the coding sequence ATGGTCGCGCGGCGGTCGGCAAAATCGGCCGATGCTTTCCGTACTATCAGCGAGGTAGCGGGCGATCTTGAAGTGCCGCAGCATGTTCTGCGGTTCTGGGAAACGCGCTTTGCGCAAATCAAGCCGCTGAAGCGGGCGGGGGGACGACGCTACTACCGCCCCGAAGACATCGAGCTCCTGCGCCGCATTCGCGAGTTGCTCTACAAGCACGGCTACACGATCAAGGGCGTGCAGCGGCTGCTCAAAGACAATGGCCTCATCGAAGTGCCGACGCCTGCCCCGGTCGTTGCCGCGCCGCTTGCGCCCGCACCGGCACCTGTCCCCGTCGTTGCAGCGCCCACACCCGCCCCGGCAGCGCTGACCCGTGCGGCCGCCCCGATCAACGATCTGCCGCTGTTCGCACGTATGCCGGATCGCCCGGCCATCCTGGCAACGATCGAAGAGCTCGAAGCGCTCAAGAGATTGCTGCGCGCCCGCCGCAAATAG
- a CDS encoding integration host factor subunit alpha: protein MSETTVTRADLAEAVYQEVGLSRNDSATLVETVLGEIVDALTQGQTVKISSFGSFSVRQKGQRVGRNPKTGEEVPILPRRVLVFRASHVLKNRINRSMTKAQAALGAPAGAAASVSAAPTLPPKAPLAKG from the coding sequence ATGTCGGAAACCACGGTTACGCGCGCGGATCTGGCGGAGGCGGTTTACCAGGAGGTCGGTCTGTCGCGAAACGATTCGGCCACCTTGGTCGAAACCGTGCTCGGCGAGATCGTCGATGCGTTGACGCAAGGCCAGACCGTCAAAATCTCGTCCTTCGGCAGTTTCTCGGTGCGTCAGAAGGGCCAGCGCGTCGGGCGCAATCCCAAGACTGGCGAAGAAGTGCCGATTTTGCCGCGCCGCGTGCTCGTGTTCCGCGCCTCGCACGTGCTGAAAAACCGCATCAATCGCTCGATGACCAAGGCGCAAGCGGCCCTCGGCGCTCCGGCTGGTGCTGCCGCATCCGTATCTGCGGCGCCGACACTTCCCCCCAAGGCCCCATTGGCCAAGGGCTAA
- a CDS encoding ketoacyl-ACP synthase III — protein MSIRSVVRGTGAYLPANAVSNLELAKRVETSDDWIVARTGIKQRHIAADGELTSDLATHAARQALANAGIAVDAVDMVVVATTTPDATFPATATTVQAKLGMDGRGFAFDVQAVCAGFVYALNVADNFIRAGQVKTALVIGAETFTRILDWEDRTTCVLFGDGAGAVVLQADDGPGARGILSSHLHSDGRFNKALYTTGGPSATRESGVVRMNGQEVFKHAVVKLADVVEEALKANGLVGADIDWLVPHQANQRIIDGMAKKLGLGPERVVSTVARHANTSAASIPLALAEAAADGRIKQGQIVLLEAIGGGLAWGASVIRW, from the coding sequence ATGTCCATTCGTTCCGTCGTGCGCGGTACAGGCGCCTATTTGCCTGCAAACGCCGTCTCCAATCTCGAACTCGCCAAGCGCGTCGAAACATCCGACGACTGGATCGTCGCGCGCACCGGCATCAAGCAGCGCCATATTGCCGCCGACGGCGAGCTCACGTCCGATCTTGCGACGCATGCCGCCCGCCAGGCGCTTGCCAATGCCGGCATTGCGGTCGATGCGGTCGACATGGTCGTCGTCGCCACGACCACGCCGGACGCCACGTTCCCGGCCACGGCCACGACCGTGCAGGCCAAACTGGGCATGGACGGGCGCGGCTTTGCCTTCGACGTGCAGGCGGTGTGCGCGGGTTTCGTCTACGCGCTCAATGTCGCCGACAATTTCATCCGCGCAGGCCAGGTCAAAACCGCACTCGTGATCGGGGCGGAAACCTTCACCCGCATTCTCGACTGGGAGGACCGCACGACCTGCGTGCTGTTCGGCGACGGGGCAGGGGCAGTGGTCTTGCAGGCCGACGACGGGCCGGGTGCACGCGGCATTCTTTCGAGCCATCTGCATTCGGACGGGCGCTTCAACAAAGCGCTGTATACGACCGGCGGACCCAGCGCCACGCGCGAGTCCGGCGTTGTGCGTATGAACGGCCAGGAAGTGTTCAAACATGCCGTCGTCAAGCTGGCCGATGTGGTCGAAGAAGCGTTGAAGGCCAATGGTTTGGTAGGTGCGGATATTGACTGGCTTGTGCCGCACCAGGCCAACCAACGCATCATCGACGGCATGGCCAAAAAGCTCGGGCTCGGCCCCGAACGCGTGGTCTCGACAGTGGCACGCCATGCCAATACGTCGGCCGCCTCGATCCCATTGGCGCTTGCCGAAGCGGCTGCCGACGGGCGCATCAAGCAGGGCCAAATCGTGCTGCTCGAGGCGATCGGCGGCGGTTTGGCCTGGGGCGCCAGCGTCATCAGATGGTAA